One stretch of Amycolatopsis sp. NBC_00345 DNA includes these proteins:
- a CDS encoding DNA glycosylase AlkZ-like family protein: protein MAARSRTPGVRRLSAMAMSASLATPVSLAEAVQAMGFVQYDPIRRPARAQDLILHQRVARYRAGDLDRAYAGLGLEENFFYTYGAMPPDVMSLLHPRAQRKNPGRRYRPAGLVADVHAVIRERGHTHPRDLVAHFGRVRAVNDWGGFSAATTRALEELHYYGLVRVAHRVNGTKVYEACSPPAQELTPAERLRALALRIARILAPVSVPSLRSALTQLQNTGGALPGRATVIGELLASGALETEVVDDVQYVWPADVVTTGVARRVRLLAPFDPIVWDRRRFEHLWGWPYRFEAYTPGAKRQFGYYALPMFWGDNAVGWVNLERGDGKLGVERHFAGRPLAGADFRRSFDLEVARMEAMLG from the coding sequence ATGGCGGCACGTTCGCGTACTCCGGGCGTGCGGCGGCTCAGCGCGATGGCGATGAGTGCCTCGCTCGCCACGCCCGTCTCGTTGGCGGAAGCCGTGCAGGCCATGGGGTTCGTCCAGTACGACCCGATCCGCCGCCCGGCCCGGGCCCAGGACCTGATCCTGCACCAGCGGGTCGCGCGCTACCGGGCGGGTGACCTCGACCGCGCCTACGCCGGGCTGGGGCTGGAGGAGAACTTCTTCTACACCTACGGGGCCATGCCTCCGGACGTCATGAGCCTGCTGCATCCGCGGGCGCAGCGGAAGAATCCCGGGCGGCGGTACCGGCCCGCCGGGCTCGTCGCGGACGTCCACGCGGTGATCCGCGAGCGCGGCCACACACATCCCCGTGACCTGGTGGCGCACTTCGGCCGGGTGCGCGCGGTGAACGATTGGGGCGGCTTCTCCGCGGCCACCACCAGGGCCCTCGAAGAACTCCACTACTACGGGCTGGTCCGCGTCGCGCACCGGGTCAACGGGACGAAGGTGTACGAAGCCTGTTCCCCGCCGGCCCAGGAACTCACCCCGGCGGAGCGGCTCCGCGCCCTGGCGCTGCGGATCGCCCGGATCCTCGCGCCGGTCTCCGTGCCGAGCCTGCGCAGCGCGCTCACCCAGTTGCAGAACACCGGCGGCGCCCTGCCCGGACGCGCGACGGTCATCGGTGAGCTGCTCGCGAGCGGGGCGCTGGAAACCGAGGTCGTCGACGACGTCCAGTACGTGTGGCCCGCGGACGTGGTGACCACCGGCGTCGCGCGCCGGGTGCGGCTGCTCGCCCCGTTCGACCCGATCGTGTGGGACCGGCGCCGGTTCGAGCACCTCTGGGGCTGGCCGTACCGCTTCGAGGCGTACACCCCGGGCGCGAAGCGCCAGTTCGGCTATTACGCGCTGCCGATGTTCTGGGGCGACAACGCGGTCGGCTGGGTGAACCTCGAACGCGGTGACGGCAAGCTCGGCGTCGAGCGGCATTTCGCCGGGCGCCCCCTCGCCGGCGCCGACTTCCGGCGGTCGTTCGATCTCGAGGTGGCCCGCATGGAGGCCATGCTGGGGTGA